From one Humulus lupulus chromosome 8, drHumLupu1.1, whole genome shotgun sequence genomic stretch:
- the LOC133797516 gene encoding large ribosomal subunit protein mL43 produces the protein MAQRGVWQLKKLIVNYCDWGGSSRGIRAFMESQLPAFKEKNPQLEVVTELIRGQHPHLKGFYKNKRERVVCVRNMDSDEVHQCATKLRNSLGRKVVKLKTRHITKHPSVQGTWTTEVRF, from the exons ATGGCTCAGAGAGGTGTTTGGCAACTTAAAAAACTGATAGTTAATTATTGTGACTGGGGAGGCAGTAGCAGGGGCATCag GGCGTTTATGGAGTCCCAACTACCAGCGTTTAAAGAAAAGAATCCTCAGTTGGAGGTAGTTACTGAGCTCATTCGTGGTCAGCATCCACATTTGAAGGGGTTCTACA AGAACAAAAGAGAACGGGTGGTATGTGTGAGAAATATGGATTCAGATGAGGTTCACCAATGTGCAACAAAACTAAGAAATTCATTGGGAAGAAAGGTGGTGAAACTGAAGACTAGGCATATAACCAAGCACCCTAGTGTACAAGGTACATGGACTACAGAGGTGAGATTTTGA